Proteins from a single region of Candidatus Margulisiibacteriota bacterium:
- a CDS encoding glycosyl hydrolase, which translates to MVECGPIRPNGIYPGVFLGDNVTVSSYTLGDFAQTSGAKVKIDAKFSAFGQGLKFPMDEALSAARSGTALFIKLEPWNPAEPKNNPYSLRDIADRKYDALLTGFARQVKAFGQPILITFAHEMNLVAYPWGKANPAEYKAAFHHVHELFRQAGACNVTWVFNPDAQSNAEAYYPGDDVVDWIAVDGYSDIGKRQSCSEIFDQRFTEYKNKHPDKTLMIGEFGYNSYAPDENQRKIEEKVNKPAWLKECIDYVADGGKIKAFVYFNTDKMENGQTKKWAVKSPEARHAYREAMKEAERKHEDIFRGRILTPAPLEETRRSSSGAADFALGRYASEMRPVFDEKKIKAAFQTGELDLPAVEAALAAVIDQLERAPDEKFNPLTGDRNAFASRFRDLERIADIDRSQKHELVQYFRHPREYWNNAIALLSAYTQEIMETGQTFKLSTVLEWSALILAELENLERQNKTVPKAILNESSERVLPSDFNWAMLYFIEAETLSQLKNQTPADYQQGIDLTLTGLKKIFEFSGKNLYPSMPDFFIVSKGVLVLGDLYSKLANLTKKEEYYAAAFQLYRSVSNIDEKRGMNLEIDLPAGLDSRTATKVEPFKDRKEDILFDLTGRHLKISTSAAGVERALEFNIERDYIEREKKEQAISGFYNYQKGIALLKQAGLVVAWPRIKTIEEAVEQIGNVEIAKKELTTANERTGKNKNDRELISTLSQKFDATLNSWVPAYGFPLPESLFLRAYNEASVKTDRINSSFFLELAKLTEGELILMLADQISSHQEKEADRKKNAEMVDKLKQLPEVNGRFEAALKGLDSDETNKQLRKSEALINTARDHYFTGINPRFKYLYVWSQAKLGEIALRTADFVYIADQYGAVLPTRQHLPESTHITDAARLLAWSDRIDNMFPDSGIQKSEYIGVNFDYCRTTFMLAGKAMKSANGRYKTVVELNDLDPNKTIKLVDEIIANNLDELSDSDRQYFTLLLNQKKAGALIQLKDKKDGKIKVKQALEILRTNELLIAPPIPPHIYDKLVDIHKVLAGQKVEHYDKNEKTFKEKTMSFADMLTIIQPLKVFVDRYTTVTANEDIVKLAPSLKAEFAPLLKNRPAEMKELSKKLDELTKLIKQKDKTAAAQAKVILDLVEKIDVSRRFESEIKQKQIWDFHSTRAELYHFLAVARSISSEVLPKDHVLYEYVQSAYHQSRRSTTSYDRLIRPYYIYADFGDFTEDEEYTIPPQLNNK; encoded by the coding sequence ATGGTTGAATGCGGACCGATAAGACCAAACGGCATTTATCCGGGAGTTTTCCTGGGGGATAACGTCACTGTCTCCAGCTACACCCTCGGCGACTTCGCCCAAACTTCGGGGGCCAAAGTCAAGATCGATGCCAAATTCTCTGCCTTCGGGCAGGGTCTCAAATTCCCCATGGACGAGGCACTCAGCGCCGCTCGCAGCGGCACCGCCCTGTTCATCAAGCTTGAACCGTGGAACCCGGCAGAACCAAAGAATAATCCTTACAGCCTGCGCGATATCGCCGACAGAAAATATGACGCGCTGCTCACCGGTTTTGCCCGGCAGGTCAAGGCCTTCGGCCAGCCGATCCTCATTACTTTCGCCCACGAAATGAATCTAGTTGCTTATCCATGGGGCAAGGCCAATCCCGCCGAATATAAAGCCGCTTTCCACCATGTGCACGAACTCTTCCGGCAGGCCGGCGCCTGCAACGTCACCTGGGTCTTCAACCCCGATGCGCAAAGCAACGCCGAGGCCTATTATCCCGGCGATGACGTCGTCGATTGGATCGCGGTCGACGGCTACAGCGACATCGGCAAAAGACAGTCCTGTTCCGAGATCTTTGACCAGCGATTCACCGAGTATAAAAATAAACACCCGGACAAGACCCTGATGATCGGGGAATTCGGCTACAACAGTTATGCCCCGGACGAAAATCAGCGGAAGATCGAAGAAAAAGTCAATAAGCCGGCCTGGTTGAAAGAGTGCATCGATTATGTCGCCGACGGCGGCAAGATCAAAGCCTTTGTCTATTTCAACACGGACAAGATGGAGAACGGTCAAACAAAAAAATGGGCGGTCAAATCACCCGAAGCCAGGCATGCTTATCGCGAGGCAATGAAAGAGGCCGAAAGAAAGCACGAAGATATTTTCCGCGGCCGGATACTGACCCCCGCGCCGCTTGAAGAAACCAGGCGATCGTCTTCGGGCGCGGCCGATTTCGCCCTGGGCCGTTACGCGTCGGAGATGCGGCCCGTGTTCGACGAAAAAAAGATAAAAGCCGCGTTCCAGACGGGGGAACTTGATCTCCCTGCGGTCGAAGCCGCGCTCGCCGCGGTCATCGACCAGCTGGAGCGGGCGCCGGATGAAAAATTTAATCCGCTGACCGGAGATAGGAACGCTTTTGCCAGCCGCTTCCGGGACCTCGAAAGGATCGCCGACATCGATCGCAGCCAGAAGCATGAGCTGGTCCAATATTTCCGGCATCCCCGCGAATATTGGAACAATGCCATCGCCTTGCTCTCCGCTTACACGCAGGAAATAATGGAAACCGGCCAGACCTTTAAATTGTCGACGGTGCTGGAATGGTCGGCGCTCATCCTAGCCGAACTCGAAAACCTGGAAAGGCAGAATAAAACCGTCCCTAAAGCCATCTTAAACGAGAGCAGTGAAAGGGTCCTGCCGTCGGATTTCAACTGGGCGATGCTTTATTTTATCGAAGCCGAGACCCTCTCCCAATTGAAGAATCAAACCCCGGCGGATTATCAGCAAGGGATCGATTTAACCTTGACGGGACTTAAGAAAATATTCGAGTTTTCGGGCAAGAACCTCTATCCTTCCATGCCCGACTTTTTTATCGTTTCGAAGGGGGTCCTGGTCCTGGGCGACCTTTATTCCAAGCTGGCGAACCTCACCAAAAAAGAAGAATATTATGCCGCTGCTTTCCAGCTTTACCGGAGTGTTTCCAATATTGATGAAAAGCGGGGAATGAACCTGGAGATCGATCTGCCAGCCGGCCTCGACAGCCGCACCGCGACGAAAGTCGAGCCGTTCAAGGACAGAAAAGAAGATATTTTATTTGATCTCACCGGCCGGCACCTCAAGATCAGTACCAGTGCGGCGGGAGTTGAGCGGGCGCTGGAATTCAACATCGAGCGGGATTATATCGAAAGAGAAAAAAAAGAACAGGCAATATCCGGCTTTTACAATTATCAGAAAGGGATCGCCCTGCTCAAACAGGCGGGACTGGTCGTCGCCTGGCCGAGGATTAAAACTATCGAAGAAGCCGTCGAGCAGATCGGAAACGTCGAGATCGCGAAAAAAGAACTCACCACTGCCAATGAGAGGACCGGCAAGAACAAAAATGACCGGGAATTGATCTCCACCCTTAGCCAAAAATTCGACGCCACACTTAATTCGTGGGTCCCAGCCTACGGCTTCCCCCTGCCCGAATCTCTGTTCCTGCGCGCGTATAACGAAGCCTCGGTCAAGACGGACCGGATCAATTCTTCCTTTTTTCTGGAACTGGCCAAGCTGACCGAGGGGGAATTGATCCTTATGCTCGCCGACCAGATCAGCTCCCATCAGGAAAAAGAGGCGGACAGAAAGAAAAACGCCGAAATGGTCGATAAACTAAAACAACTGCCGGAAGTCAACGGCCGTTTTGAGGCCGCTCTCAAGGGCCTTGATTCGGACGAGACCAATAAGCAGCTAAGAAAATCAGAAGCCTTGATCAACACCGCCCGCGATCACTACTTTACCGGGATCAACCCTCGCTTCAAGTATCTCTATGTCTGGTCACAGGCCAAACTGGGCGAGATCGCGCTCCGGACCGCCGACTTCGTCTATATAGCGGACCAATATGGAGCAGTTCTGCCTACCCGACAGCATCTGCCCGAATCAACGCACATCACCGATGCGGCCCGACTGCTGGCCTGGTCGGATCGGATCGACAATATGTTTCCGGACAGCGGCATCCAAAAATCGGAATACATCGGCGTCAATTTCGATTATTGCCGCACCACCTTCATGCTGGCCGGCAAAGCGATGAAGAGCGCTAACGGCCGGTATAAAACCGTGGTTGAGCTAAACGATCTTGACCCCAATAAAACTATCAAGCTGGTCGATGAAATCATCGCCAATAATCTCGATGAGCTCTCCGACAGCGACCGGCAGTACTTTACTCTGCTCTTGAACCAGAAAAAAGCCGGCGCGCTGATCCAGCTGAAAGATAAAAAAGACGGAAAAATAAAGGTTAAACAAGCGCTGGAAATTTTGAGAACCAACGAACTGTTGATCGCGCCGCCCATCCCGCCACATATTTACGACAAGCTGGTTGACATCCACAAAGTCCTGGCCGGTCAAAAAGTGGAGCACTACGATAAAAATGAAAAAACGTTTAAAGAAAAAACCATGTCCTTCGCAGACATGCTGACGATCATCCAGCCGCTCAAGGTCTTTGTTGACAGATATACTACCGTCACAGCTAACGAAGACATAGTCAAGCTTGCTCCCTCGCTCAAGGCCGAGTTTGCTCCCTTGCTCAAGAACCGGCCGGCCGAGATGAAAGAGCTAAGTAAAAAGCTTGATGAATTAACAAAACTGATCAAGCAGAAAGACAAGACCGCCGCCGCCCAAGCCAAAGTGATCCTTGACCTAGTTGAAAAGATCGACGTCTCCCGCCGGTTCGAAAGCGAGATCAAACAAAAACAGATCTGGGATTTCCATTCCACGCGGGCCGAGCTGTATCATTTTCTGGCGGTGGCGAGAAGCATCAGCTCTGAAGTACTCCCGAAAGACCATGTGCTTTACGAATATGTCCAGAGTGCCTACCACCAATCACGGCGTTCCACCACTTCTTATGACCGCCTGATTCGCCCCTACTACATCTACGCGGATTTTGGCGACTTCACTGAAGACGAAGAATACACCATCCCCCCGCAATTAAATAATAAATAA
- a CDS encoding NDP-sugar synthase has protein sequence MSNSGNIHAVILAAGYATRMRGLSTIIAKPALPVAGIPIVRRQLEALRSAGIDRVTVVVKHQAESVRRAIGDPSPLGLAIDYFDMDEQGIESWGSAYTVYRWFEQQGSLGRRQERLLILNGDIVWDKQIIKPFLNAWLKRSPAWGVIVARETPWEKLFDRFGTMQINDPVLIQAYGRYVYECHRAAGEAVALTRTRQRYVEIYRKRLHELHWRAFPISGFIERPSADDYVAHIGNLANVGIFGLKAKVFDHYARAFDCHFADFARDLFQKGLLPDRHPLKAFIAPPEFFWRDIGTPRDLREVNFEALAGQGNLDLPGEEVRPGVWLGAGVNISASTLENIRPPVVIGNNVSLAAGVEIGPQVVIGNGGRVEQGAKIRNSILFPEDREAGQGVVVGANVVLDNCLVAGGKIEAGSELSDQVVFAADNQILIRQPI, from the coding sequence ATGAGCAATTCAGGTAATATACACGCAGTTATTCTCGCGGCTGGTTACGCGACCAGAATGCGGGGATTGTCAACCATTATTGCCAAACCGGCTTTGCCGGTGGCGGGGATACCGATAGTGCGGCGCCAGCTTGAAGCGCTCCGCTCGGCCGGGATCGATCGGGTGACTGTCGTCGTCAAACATCAGGCCGAGTCTGTGCGCCGGGCGATCGGCGACCCCTCGCCTCTCGGCTTGGCGATCGATTATTTTGACATGGACGAGCAGGGGATCGAGAGCTGGGGCTCGGCGTACACGGTTTACCGCTGGTTCGAACAGCAGGGGAGCCTGGGGCGGCGCCAGGAGAGATTGCTGATCCTTAATGGTGATATCGTTTGGGACAAACAGATCATCAAGCCGTTTCTTAACGCGTGGCTGAAGCGTTCCCCCGCCTGGGGCGTGATCGTGGCGCGCGAAACACCATGGGAGAAATTGTTCGACAGGTTCGGGACGATGCAGATCAACGACCCGGTGCTGATCCAGGCCTATGGGCGCTATGTTTATGAATGCCATCGAGCCGCGGGAGAGGCGGTGGCGTTGACCCGCACGCGTCAGCGATATGTCGAGATTTATCGTAAAAGGCTGCACGAGCTGCACTGGCGCGCTTTTCCGATCTCCGGTTTTATTGAAAGACCGTCTGCCGACGATTACGTGGCGCATATCGGCAACCTGGCTAATGTGGGGATCTTCGGCCTCAAGGCAAAAGTCTTCGATCATTACGCGCGGGCTTTTGACTGTCATTTTGCCGATTTTGCGCGCGATCTTTTCCAGAAGGGACTGCTGCCGGACCGCCACCCGCTCAAGGCGTTTATCGCCCCGCCGGAATTTTTTTGGCGGGACATCGGCACGCCGCGTGACTTAAGAGAGGTCAATTTTGAGGCGCTGGCCGGCCAGGGGAACCTCGACCTGCCCGGAGAAGAGGTGCGGCCGGGAGTTTGGCTGGGTGCGGGAGTGAATATCTCTGCCTCCACGCTGGAAAATATCCGACCGCCGGTGGTCATCGGCAACAATGTAAGTTTGGCGGCAGGGGTAGAGATCGGTCCGCAGGTCGTGATCGGGAATGGCGGGCGGGTTGAACAAGGAGCGAAGATACGCAATTCAATTTTATTCCCCGAAGACCGTGAAGCCGGGCAAGGCGTAGTGGTAGGCGCGAATGTTGTCCTGGATAATTGCCTTGTGGCCGGCGGTAAGATCGAAGCGGGGAGTGAACTTAGCGATCAGGTCGTTTTCGCGGCAGATAATCAGATCTTAATACGCCAGCCGATTTAG
- a CDS encoding HD domain-containing protein, translated as MKPLGAPPCTLTIQKDHFPVRAGYDLESRLPGLREVCRLFPPGILNRLCSAPISTFIWQITDRFPNRTTVPLFEALEAYVGPIAGDKTFSRRMDAVSHTLWLLHSLDRLAGCKTLDDAVLLFGGRGLNGLADACPAIVELARLYNSLNNNDKRLLVIATLLHDIGKATGNRERHPHVGLELFRRSPALKAAVAATFSSCQITNKESLLLIDAAIGEHDLIGGLAITRDRNIYECAGAIRNATDRSDLREKLLAFLTLVNFADIDAQSERGIFNGEKLAAFREAFVKLRGFLRSPGEKNDHIWWGKERFLAWTGGDTPGVSLKEKEELLAKLCPDEPEREHLLSTLGKISLFDGMYNFATTIHHPASTAHFLRWIAGLQPQTVIVDVALLTDPEIAARVATAAQDGSFEKVFNVLTVETAGQKTIRLNRLAY; from the coding sequence ATGAAACCGCTCGGCGCGCCACCGTGCACCTTAACCATCCAAAAAGATCATTTCCCGGTCAGGGCCGGCTATGACCTTGAGTCCCGCTTACCTGGGCTGCGTGAGGTTTGCCGACTGTTCCCGCCCGGGATATTGAACCGGCTCTGTTCCGCGCCGATCTCGACTTTTATCTGGCAGATCACCGACCGTTTCCCGAACCGCACGACGGTCCCCTTGTTCGAGGCACTGGAAGCTTATGTCGGGCCGATCGCCGGCGATAAGACTTTTTCCCGTCGGATGGACGCCGTCAGCCATACGCTCTGGCTGCTTCACTCATTGGACCGCCTCGCCGGATGCAAGACACTAGACGATGCCGTTCTTCTGTTCGGTGGTCGCGGCCTTAATGGCCTGGCGGACGCCTGCCCGGCGATCGTCGAGCTCGCAAGACTGTATAATTCGTTGAACAATAACGATAAAAGGCTCCTGGTGATCGCCACCCTGCTCCACGACATCGGCAAGGCGACCGGCAATCGGGAGCGCCATCCTCATGTCGGCCTCGAATTATTCCGACGCAGTCCGGCCCTGAAAGCAGCGGTCGCGGCAACTTTCTCTTCTTGCCAGATAACTAATAAAGAATCTCTCCTCCTGATCGATGCGGCCATCGGCGAACATGATCTGATCGGCGGCCTGGCGATCACCCGGGACCGGAATATTTATGAGTGCGCCGGCGCGATCCGGAACGCCACGGACCGCTCTGATCTTCGCGAAAAGTTGCTAGCCTTTCTCACTTTGGTCAACTTTGCCGATATTGACGCCCAGAGCGAACGCGGAATTTTCAACGGAGAGAAACTGGCTGCCTTCCGTGAAGCTTTCGTCAAGCTGCGGGGCTTTTTGCGGTCGCCGGGAGAAAAAAACGATCACATCTGGTGGGGCAAAGAAAGGTTCCTCGCCTGGACGGGTGGGGACACCCCCGGAGTTTCTCTTAAAGAAAAAGAGGAGTTGCTCGCAAAACTCTGCCCCGATGAGCCGGAGCGGGAACACCTCCTGTCGACCCTGGGAAAAATCAGTTTATTTGACGGCATGTACAATTTCGCCACGACTATCCACCACCCGGCTTCAACGGCTCACTTTCTCCGCTGGATCGCCGGCTTACAACCACAAACAGTGATCGTCGATGTCGCCTTGTTGACCGACCCGGAGATCGCGGCCAGGGTCGCAACCGCCGCCCAAGATGGTTCATTCGAGAAGGTTTTTAATGTCCTGACCGTTGAAACAGCAGGCCAAAAAACGATCAGGCTAAATCGGCTGGCGTATTAA
- a CDS encoding HAMP domain-containing sensor histidine kinase, whose amino-acid sequence MVEPAGLKKSTPPPKPLKIRGRAGDHLSAGIAFLSSQGRVKSSNSAFRQLFGPNLSLCRNQKFLDMLQLSEAELLQLLASATLKRITKRSLISDRSGNPVNVEYKLIREQKDHIFFEISIISQPPEKLSLTGEQQRLIRAGEGALQLTHALKGTSNSFSRALSLLGDQPDPEMFAKLFPVLQRTSQRLSTIINDLLRIGRSGEVEFKEINLLPLLEQIRSFEDIDPRLKRFGVELEISGSCSPIEGVGIELTEAFVCLIDNAIDAILETHRPDGKISIELKNEEAEAGEVTVAVHDNGVGILPEKLADIFRLFFTTKREGSGLGLSFAQKTVEETHGGRIDVVSQIGHGTTFVVHLKQQPPKDRLTGRSSGMAVKIREVRQQITKEIGADPGLVTECLDSMSDEHKLESPVEKLVTQIEWQIKRLQEFIMTNLPHVSVNNFARRTEIVLATESVSAIKTRWIELINHELANLGIAAHCNVAATRKIKMGAAVCRIFEIRKHQSENLTEGEKDALEAALKDKLTPLPTYEEISEQSKFFPSVFNTLLKLDHQGNKEGSLVSLIFTLSVNSKTPRLVGTKVKFHPSDPDIEGLLSRKYGKKLPPAPEILAGFMRQLKGPEDIFSRNEQVTSELLDALGADPHIRKLIGLYNINSALICAFQTVQEHYVINILGSIFPGTIPGDIEKEFLAANLAWKTAIHKK is encoded by the coding sequence ATGGTTGAACCTGCCGGCTTAAAAAAATCTACGCCACCGCCCAAACCGCTGAAAATCCGCGGCCGGGCGGGAGACCATCTTTCCGCCGGAATTGCTTTTTTAAGCTCTCAAGGCAGGGTCAAAAGCAGTAATTCCGCTTTCAGACAGCTTTTCGGCCCAAATCTTTCCCTGTGCCGCAACCAAAAATTTCTTGATATGCTCCAATTATCCGAAGCCGAATTGCTTCAGCTTCTCGCTTCAGCGACCCTAAAAAGAATTACGAAACGATCGTTGATCTCCGATCGCAGCGGGAATCCCGTTAATGTGGAATATAAACTGATTAGGGAACAAAAGGATCATATTTTCTTCGAAATAAGCATTATTTCTCAACCGCCTGAAAAGCTGTCCCTTACGGGCGAACAGCAGAGATTGATACGGGCGGGAGAAGGCGCCCTTCAGCTTACCCATGCTTTAAAAGGGACCAGCAACAGCTTTTCCCGGGCACTCTCGCTTCTGGGCGATCAACCGGACCCGGAAATGTTTGCCAAACTTTTTCCTGTCCTGCAGCGAACCAGCCAGCGATTGTCCACCATCATTAATGATTTACTTAGAATCGGCCGCAGCGGAGAAGTTGAGTTCAAAGAAATCAATCTGCTCCCTTTACTTGAGCAAATCAGAAGTTTTGAGGATATCGATCCAAGGCTCAAAAGGTTCGGTGTCGAACTTGAGATTTCGGGCAGCTGTTCGCCGATTGAAGGTGTGGGGATAGAATTGACGGAAGCGTTCGTCTGTTTGATTGATAATGCCATAGATGCGATCTTGGAAACTCATAGGCCGGACGGTAAAATTTCAATTGAGTTAAAAAACGAAGAGGCAGAAGCGGGAGAAGTAACGGTTGCTGTTCACGACAACGGTGTCGGTATTCTCCCCGAAAAATTGGCGGACATTTTTCGTCTGTTCTTTACCACCAAAAGGGAGGGCTCGGGCTTAGGATTATCCTTTGCGCAAAAGACCGTCGAAGAAACTCACGGCGGCAGGATCGACGTCGTTTCCCAAATCGGCCACGGGACAACTTTTGTCGTTCACCTCAAACAACAGCCGCCCAAAGATCGCTTAACGGGAAGATCTTCAGGGATGGCAGTCAAGATACGCGAAGTTCGTCAGCAGATTACAAAAGAAATCGGGGCTGATCCCGGGCTTGTCACTGAATGCTTGGATTCCATGAGCGATGAACACAAGCTGGAAAGTCCTGTGGAAAAGCTGGTAACGCAAATCGAATGGCAGATCAAACGGCTACAGGAATTTATTATGACCAATCTGCCCCATGTCTCGGTCAATAACTTTGCACGCCGGACCGAAATCGTCCTGGCCACAGAGAGCGTTTCAGCTATTAAGACACGCTGGATAGAATTGATTAATCACGAGCTGGCCAATCTCGGCATCGCGGCCCACTGCAATGTAGCCGCGACCCGAAAAATCAAAATGGGCGCCGCCGTCTGCCGTATCTTTGAGATTAGAAAACACCAATCGGAAAATTTAACTGAAGGGGAGAAAGACGCGCTCGAAGCAGCCCTCAAAGACAAACTCACCCCGCTTCCCACTTATGAGGAAATAAGCGAACAAAGCAAATTTTTTCCATCCGTTTTCAATACTCTGCTTAAACTGGATCATCAGGGGAATAAAGAAGGCAGTCTCGTCAGTTTGATCTTTACGCTTTCGGTAAACAGTAAAACCCCGCGACTGGTCGGAACAAAAGTGAAATTTCACCCATCCGATCCTGATATAGAAGGATTACTTTCAAGAAAATACGGCAAAAAATTACCGCCCGCACCCGAAATACTGGCTGGTTTCATGAGACAATTGAAAGGGCCCGAAGATATTTTCTCGAGAAATGAGCAGGTAACCTCCGAGCTTCTCGACGCTTTAGGTGCCGATCCACATATCAGAAAGCTTATCGGGCTGTACAATATTAATAGCGCTTTGATCTGCGCTTTCCAAACCGTTCAGGAGCATTATGTAATAAATATTCTGGGCTCTATTTTCCCGGGCACGATCCCCGGGGATATTGAAAAAGAATTTCTGGCCGCTAACCTGGCCTGGAAAACTGCTATCCATAAAAAATAG
- a CDS encoding sugar phosphate nucleotidyltransferase, whose protein sequence is MHPLFKKAITDCNVQDIAMALMVMPKDVRDYYGPNMSRLRNGTGSSFYWQHQSDTVNLNTAGCVVRGWQADIKGKRRSDTFIILSADIRSNANIGKMMEMHKRKNALITIALAPVPWKEVEAERFGVVFLEGTSFDEKGRQLAGSAGEFARIVRFQEKDKHAKSNLNNASIYIVSERLMRLIEGDIEVTGNRNQLDPKAKARYVELRGKKHRGKDFSKEEQKDWDRINPYELPIPGIDGDDKPFDLQRGNYANDWTEGARHFRLGVFSKILTGKGLLPEEQANKNYQDWGGHIFPEVASHHPEIYESKRLGEPSGFYGYLTRSLWADDGTRSAILQANMEMLVQEGGLVERGAQKFDFSWWPKPERISHDSNGRPIWLGDNVTIEEGAQIFGPAFIGSGAVIKRGSVVANAIVGAKWVIDGGRVFSSVLWPDRSTLGLDVIDPNLEYTLRGINLENSMVGGGFHRNGPRNVLCFDTNGRYDVQVALDSHRGLITLKNRVVVPNPLGTIVTKLDLSAKEPDISVRTPEIEQLSTEAIREKAISAIKTGGHILVVDDDSDFLTLTVEELKKAGWQNIHTAASPAEAEATLSSRRFDFILLDSILRPELQINNIEETDGVALLKKQKQDPGKAPNYQTPILMWSSFESIVALKGLNTSEALKFGGREVDWREKEDKTIKELGLSEFILQTILKS, encoded by the coding sequence ATGCATCCCTTATTTAAAAAAGCGATTACCGATTGCAATGTCCAGGATATTGCCATGGCCTTGATGGTTATGCCGAAAGATGTCAGAGATTATTATGGTCCAAATATGAGCCGCCTGCGCAACGGCACCGGCAGCAGCTTTTACTGGCAGCATCAGAGTGACACAGTTAACCTGAATACAGCCGGTTGTGTTGTCAGAGGTTGGCAGGCGGATATTAAAGGGAAGAGACGTTCCGATACTTTCATAATCTTGTCCGCGGATATCCGCTCGAATGCCAATATCGGCAAGATGATGGAAATGCATAAAAGAAAGAATGCTCTTATCACTATCGCCCTGGCTCCCGTCCCCTGGAAAGAAGTAGAAGCGGAACGCTTCGGCGTGGTCTTTCTGGAAGGAACATCCTTTGACGAAAAAGGGAGACAGCTCGCCGGTTCCGCCGGTGAATTCGCCAGGATTGTCCGTTTTCAAGAAAAAGATAAGCACGCTAAAAGCAATTTAAATAATGCATCCATTTACATCGTCAGCGAACGGCTTATGCGCTTGATCGAAGGCGATATCGAAGTAACTGGAAACAGGAACCAGCTTGACCCAAAAGCAAAAGCACGCTACGTTGAGTTGCGGGGAAAAAAGCACCGGGGAAAGGATTTCTCCAAAGAGGAACAAAAGGACTGGGATAGGATAAATCCTTATGAACTGCCGATCCCGGGAATCGATGGCGACGATAAACCCTTTGATCTTCAGAGAGGGAACTACGCGAATGACTGGACCGAAGGGGCCAGACATTTCCGGCTGGGTGTTTTTTCAAAAATTTTAACAGGTAAGGGGCTTCTGCCGGAGGAACAGGCCAACAAGAATTATCAGGATTGGGGGGGACATATCTTCCCCGAAGTCGCTTCCCATCACCCCGAAATCTACGAAAGCAAACGGCTTGGAGAACCAAGCGGCTTTTACGGTTACTTAACCCGCAGTCTCTGGGCAGATGACGGCACAAGAAGCGCTATTCTGCAGGCCAATATGGAGATGCTGGTACAGGAGGGCGGCCTGGTCGAGCGCGGCGCGCAGAAATTTGATTTTTCCTGGTGGCCAAAGCCGGAAAGAATTTCCCATGACTCAAACGGCAGACCTATCTGGCTGGGAGACAATGTAACCATCGAAGAAGGAGCGCAAATCTTTGGTCCGGCGTTTATCGGCAGCGGGGCTGTCATCAAAAGAGGTTCCGTCGTTGCGAATGCCATCGTTGGCGCCAAATGGGTAATTGATGGCGGACGTGTTTTCAGCTCTGTTCTGTGGCCGGACCGCTCCACTTTGGGCCTGGACGTTATAGACCCAAATCTGGAATATACCTTGAGAGGCATAAATCTTGAAAACTCGATGGTTGGCGGCGGCTTTCATCGCAACGGGCCTAGAAATGTGCTCTGTTTCGACACTAACGGCCGTTACGACGTACAGGTCGCTCTCGACAGTCATCGGGGGCTGATCACGCTAAAAAATCGGGTAGTAGTTCCGAATCCCCTCGGCACCATCGTCACCAAATTGGATCTTTCTGCCAAGGAGCCCGACATCAGCGTCCGGACCCCCGAGATAGAACAGCTTTCAACGGAAGCGATCAGGGAAAAAGCTATTTCCGCCATCAAAACCGGCGGTCATATTTTAGTCGTCGACGACGATTCTGATTTCCTGACACTCACTGTGGAAGAGTTAAAAAAGGCCGGCTGGCAAAATATTCACACGGCTGCTTCTCCGGCGGAAGCCGAAGCCACACTAAGCTCGAGAAGATTCGATTTTATTTTGCTGGATTCCATTCTCCGCCCCGAACTGCAGATCAATAATATTGAAGAAACGGATGGAGTGGCTCTCCTGAAAAAACAAAAGCAGGATCCGGGGAAAGCCCCAAATTATCAAACCCCGATCCTGATGTGGAGCAGTTTCGAAAGCATTGTAGCCTTAAAAGGGCTTAACACCTCCGAAGCCCTCAAATTCGGCGGACGCGAAGTTGATTGGAGAGAGAAAGAAGATAAAACAATAAAGGAACTTGGCTTGTCCGAATTTATTCTTCAGACAATCTTGAAAAGCTGA